The following DNA comes from Rhea pennata isolate bPtePen1 chromosome 7, bPtePen1.pri, whole genome shotgun sequence.
GACACCTCGGTGGCATGTTGCTGAATGTTTGGATACTCCAGGATCCATGGAAAAAGGTATGAGTAGCATAAGAAaaggtctttaaaaaaagatgctaaAGACACATCACACAATGTTGCTGTAAACtctactttttctattttgctcAAAATCTGAGGTGCTAGTTGGTATATGTTGTTATTGATCATTTATCAGCATTATTTTCATATCAGATTTTGGATTCTTTATAAAGAACATGGAACTGATACGAAAATAATAatgttatttcaaaactgtggaGTATTGATAAAGATTAATGGTTGTTCTTCAAAGTCCCCTTTTACTGGctttaattaagaaataaaaagcattcaGCATATTGCATATTTaccactgtaaaaaaaatggatgtgaTCAATCTTGACACCTGTTTCAATTAGTCAATGTTGAGAAAAAGCCTCTTTCAATTAAGAGATGGCTACTTTGGAAACAATTTGTTTCTCCTTGGGTGTGAATTCTATTACTGTGTATCCACATTGCTGTGCAATTTTTCCAGTTGTCTATGGACAGTTGCAAGCTGAAATTGGTTAGGCTGATGTACTTGAAGTGTTAACCCCTGGCACAGTgtattttggaagttttttttacagaattatATGTGAACATTCCTATATTTGTGCCTGTGAAACTTGTCTGCCATGTGAAGGCATGATCATAGGATCTCACACTTTTTTCTGAGTTCACAAGAGAAATTAACTCTGAAACATTCAAATAGCTAGTTTTATGTGAGGAAGTGCCATGCATTTACAAGTATCTGAACAGATCCAGGCATCCAACCTACATTGTTAATATACCTCATAACTTTTGAAGAACAGAAGGTGTACAGTCAGAAAACTTCAAGTAAAGGCTACTGTTAATTAATATAATCACTTTCCATTTCATATGGACTGACTTTTCTCGAGGCTTTACCTTCAGAGCAATGGAATAGGAGCTCTTAATCTTGAGTTTGCTGGTGTTCTTAACCTAAGGCAGAtgttaatatttcatttccatttcttactCCTAtaattaagaaatgaaaaatctgatttcttgtATGCATTCAcctttaaattttcaaaagttaGGCCAACAAACTTTCAACAAAGAAAGTCTTCAGGTGTTCTTGGCATCTGAATCCCGAATACTTTTTGCAcataagtaattattttttaatttaattttatttatttaatatgtaACCCACTGGACAACTTTGAAATGGAATTTCAGGTTGATTCAGAACAtagctttgctttgttttgaaacatgTTTATTGCCTTTTGAAGTGCCACTGCTCTGAGGTCGTTGCTTGCACATGGGATGGCTCTAAACTAGAAGCTGTGTAATTATGCTAGCACATTGGAACAAGCTAACACACCCTCCTTGTTAGATGGGTATATTAAGTCAGGTTTAGTGTTGAGTTTACAGCAGCTATTCAGTTTTAGGTGGGAAGCAGTCTTTAGCCAGCTTAGAGCAGGAGCTCTTGGCTGATAGAagattgttttgtatttgtgctTTTTATCCTATGATGACTGCTTCTGtaagaaaaagcctttaaatgaaaagacatatataatttttattttaatatttgtgcCAAGTGCACATCTTTATGAAGAGATTAACAGTGCTCTCTGTTTAACTTTTCATAGAGTGTCCTGATGGTTTACTATGTACTTCTACCATTCCATCCCACTACAAGCGTTATACCCATTTTCTACTTGCAGCAAGCAGGGCAGGAGATTATCTTGTAAACTCTTCAATATATACTTCAGAGAGGAAGATCACATGTTCTCCAACTCTTGTGGAGGCACTCTCACAAAATGAGAAGCCATCCAGTAATGTCTCAAATGAGGAGCATACATTGATGGTACGGAGTTCGACACAAATGAAATCGCTTAATATGACCACTGAAAGTACTTCTGCAAACGTTCAAGAGTCTCAACAAAAGCTTCAGTTTATACATACCAGAGATAATAATTGcaaatttgaattttatgaCTTTGCATCCTTTCAAGAAGGTGAAATAGGAGAAGATTTTGATAGTCAGAAGGATACAAATCAGCTAAGTCTGCTACAGTCAAAAGCTGACTTCAGTGACTGTGAAATTTCTTATTCTCCACTAAGTACTTGTGAGGAAAGTGAAGAGGAAgctgaggaggagaagaaagtaaaagtgTCACAAAAGAAATTAGTTGAAGTCCAGagctctgaaaatgaagaatctAACAATGTATTGTTTAAAGAAATTGATGGGCTTCTCTTAGAGCAGATGAATCAGTATGAGTGTATTAAAATGGTAAATTTCACAACAGGAAAAGAACACTGTGAGAAAGCAAATACATCAAGCTATCTAGATCATAGTGTAAAAACTGTTTCTTGGGGTCACATGAATGGTGTGTTCTCTAATTCAGCATGTGTAGATAATCAGCATCAGCAAGAGGTGCTAACCACAgaatcttcttttcctcataaTTATAATATAATTAGGGAGGAGGTTGAACAGTCAGAATTGATTTCCTCTGTTGCTAATGCAGGTAATAAAGAGTCTAAAGACCATTTTACTTGTGCTTTGGATTCTGCCTATGTGACTCTTACTGACAAGCCATTGCTGCAAGTCAGAGAAGGTGCTAGTTCTCTCCTGTCACAGGAAAGTAATATTTTGAAGGACCCAAGTAACCTGTTAACTATTACAGATAAAATGACTGCTAACACAATTGAAAAAGCAGTATGCCAGGGCAATCTCCAGTCAGTaatggagaaagaaggaaatcttCCTAATACAGCTGCTGTATGTTGTCCTAGCCCAATCTCTAAAACAGTGCAGTTTGTTTCTTTAGCAAGTATGAATACCAAATCCAGTTCTGCCAAAGAACTCAAACAAATGGACATTGGTGTTTTCTTTGGGTTAAAACccaaagtaaaagagaaaagcaaagaagagatGTGTTCAAGTGAAAGAACACAGATATCGAGTCCAGTTACTCCCGACAGAAAGAGGCCCAGACAGTgcaaaaggaaagctgaaggaTCTGTGGAGGATCTAGAAACAGTTACAGAACGTTCAAATGAAAACGGAGTCTTTGCAAATACATGTTCTGGTGGCCAACGAAGGTGGAGAAAGAAATTTAGAGAATCATCTGCTACAGAggaaagaacaaggaaaaaacagtgcCCATTCTACAAGAAAATACCAGGTGAGAGATAATTCCTGCTTTTGTAGTGGTTAATTAATCTGTCTGGagtgttgtatttttttccccattttaggCAGTATTCTTTACTCTCTGTAACCATTTGTCCCTAGGGGGCAATTAGGGACTCCAGTCCCTAATGAATTTTCCTTTCCCGCCTAAGTCGATCAGATTTTGTGAAAGTGTAGGTCTCCAGGAGCTGATGGCAGAATTAGAATCATCAAAGGCTTTGTCAGTATAGTGAAATAATTGTCtctgaaaaatgatttcaaagacaagttttcaaatgtatttaagaGAGTAAGAAACATAAGGAGTTTCGAAAGACAAAGGTactttcttaaattattttgaatatatccCTTCTTAATATTCCCTTCTTCTAATTCCCCAAATTAGTCTTTTATATAACTCTGTTTGTGCCTGGAAAATAAGTCTGTCAATAGCAATTATTTCCTTACACTAAATaaaaaaactgaatttcatttttattggaaTTCACAAGTAGTATTAGAAATATTAAGTGTTAcaactataaaaacaaaaaagaaatagctagGGAAAGAGCCAAGAATTTCTCAGAATCTCAAACAATTATCAGAGATACAGGATGCTGCTGATGGATCAACAGCTTAAAAAACTTCAGACCCTCACAGTTTACTACTAAAGGTCTGTCTTAGTTGTACGGTTTGATTTTTAGCATCCTAGATAGAAATTTGAAGATGCGAAGTAGAAATGTATTTGTGATACTAAATGCCTAGCTGCTTTTTGGAGACTGACCTTTAAGCCTTTGCAAAGTTATACCAGTATCATGGGTTCCATGGGTTGAGAGAATTTTCTATATATAATAAAGTTGGCGGATTGATTCCTACAGTAAAAATTTCAAGCTGATTTGCTATGATCTTTCTGTATcacttttattctgaattttgttaATACACTTGAAATTtatttgactttattttctatattgctGATATATGCATTTGTCCTGCGGCCTGCTGTGATTCAGTCTCATTAAAGTTTAAAACCTGATACTTCTCTAACAGTTGGGgattttttggcttttgttttttaatttctggactgctgtggggtttttttttttggagctgCAAGTACTTAAAGCTCTAGAGTCAAGTAAATAGTTCTATTTGGAAGAGCTGAAcaatttgcataaaataaaattaaaagtatttgcCAGCAGATGGATTAATTCTGTGCAATATTTTATGGCTTTGAGAAAGTAGAGCCAAATGTAAAAGGACCATTTACCAATatgtttgaattaaaaaaaaattgcagagaaaAGGACTATGTTTTATACAGCTGTTTCTGTACAGCAGCTTTATACAAATAATGCCATATTGAAAATATACATTGGCTAATCAGTGAAGTTTTATCTCAGCAAATGTATTAAAAGACTGCAGATCACTTGCTTGATAACTATACAATAGCAtgttttaggagaaaaattaaacatgtaaTAGTTGAAAAACTACAGTTTGActgcaaaatgtgtttttttaagctGTAGTTGTCTGTTGTATTTTGTGTTAAGATGCTGATATTAGACTTGAATCCACATGGACTTTCAGAAATACCAGCTGAATATAGATAGATGTATTTTGCTTAACCAGTTGCATTCTCTGGAAGGTGACATATGAACAATAGATATTTGGGTGGCCTGTAAAGCTGTTTGTGCACAGACATTTTgttaagctttattttaataaatgaaaagtgCTTGTGACTGTTAACTCATATGCAAGCCATGTTCAtcttcaaatgctttctttaattGCATATCTTGTAACCATATTCcctttttaaactgtatttccttttttggaagaaaagaaggaagaaaaaaaaatcaaaatggaaaacagtttcGAACTATGCATATTTACTGACtcacttctcttcctctttttctgtagGAACTGGTTTTACAGTTGATGCCTTCCAGTATGGAGAAATTGAAGGCTGTACAGCCTATTTCCTCACTCATTTTCATTCTGATCACTATTGTGGGCTAACAAAAAACTTCGTATTTCCAATCTACTGTAATAAGGTAAAATTTCCAAGATTACTAGATATTATCAAATCCATATGCAACTATAATCACTGTTATACTGATGATGATAAATGTAGGAGAGGAGGTTCCGCTTCTGGGGCAGTATACACAGTTTTCATATAGATGAATGTGGGATCCTGTGGTGAGAGATTTTCTTATCCTGATTTGTCTGATAAGGAAGATCTGTGAAGTTTCCCTTACTAAATAACATGGAAGAGAATAGGTTTAAAGATCATACAGTCCAATCTCCaaatatctgaaaacattttccagaacCTCTCTGCAACCTGTTCCAGTCCTTAACCGCTCTGTGAAActtcttccttatattcaacCAAAATGTCTCTTTTTGCAGCTTGTAGCCATAGcttcttgttctttttgtgTGCATCATGgagaagaatctggctccatcttctctgtaaCTCTCTTCAGATGGTGGAAGACTGCAGTGAGATTCCCCTTAAGCCATCTCTTCTCCACATTAAGTAAATGTAGTTATCTTAACCTTCTGAATGGCTGAGACTACCGTAGACTATTGTATTTCCAACAGCGCCTCTTTATTTGTGATGCAGTAGAGCACCTCACCTAGTCAGTCCCTACAGAACCAGTTCTGATATATGCCAGAAGTCTCCTGGATTGCTTGTGTCCCACCATGTTGTCCTTTCAGCAAGTGTTAGGATGATTACAGTCCCCCATGATGTTGGGTAATCACAGTTGGGTAATCACCCATTGACAGGATTTTttaagtttgcttttaaaaaatttgcttttttttttaaggcaactttttttttcattttgctttttgaggGGTGAAATGCTACTGAAAGGCTTGATTATACCAGGATCTCATAGTTTCTCTCTGAGCCAGACTGGCTGAGttagaaagcctttttttctaaaataaataatgggggaggggagaagttTGAAGATTTTGTATCTGTTTGATATTAAATCCTTTTGTCGTTACAGATAACTGGCAATCTGGTGAAGAGCAAACTCCGAGTCAAAGAGCAGTACATCCACGTATTGCCAATGGACACAGAATGTATAGTAAATGGAATCAAAGTGTTGTTGCTTGATGCCAATCAGTATGTATCGTTTTGTTTGTTGAGTAGTGTTTGTATATATAGAATATTAAAGATAAATAgctatatacatatacatgtatatatacatatatacacacacagttaATGATTTCATGATCTTGATGATTTCAGTGGACCTGAAAAATTAAGGccaaaaatacttcagatacTTGGGTTAACTTAATAAcacaaatttttatttcagaagtaacTTAAGAGCATAGGAGCCTAAATTTCTTGCAAGTAGATAGCTTTTGAAATAGCTgagttgcttttaaaaatgaaacctaGGCTTTTTTggatagcttttatttttttttgtttgcttgtaaTGAGTCCATGGTGTCATCCATACACAGTTCCTTAACTTTTTACATTTGCTGAGAGGCTGAATGATTTTCCAGTGGTCTGGACACTTCAGTCTTTGGTGTCTAGTGGGAACGTCCTTGACCTGATTTTTGTGTATGCTAGGTTTCTGTGGGTAGGTTTCAGATATGTTCTATTTCCCCTGAAGATAGTGAAATCTTCAGGTAAATAAGAGTGTTGTACTTTGGATCCTGGTACAGTTTCATCCAGCCATCCTAACcaacaatttaaaaattgaacTCTAAACCTTGTTGAGATCTATAATAAGATTTTTATTGGATTCAGTGACAAAGGGTTAGATTTTGCCCAGGTTTACACTGGCAGCATATATAGCAATGTTTCAATTAGTATTCAGTAGCTTCTGGCTTCCAGTCCTGTGCCcttgctcttcttcctcttgGTGCCTTATTTGGCTATGAGATAAAAGAAAAGTTCTTTCCCTAAAGTATGTATTGAAATGCACTGTGTCACAGCTGGTTTGAATATTACTTatctctggttttgttttttgttggaGAGATAAGATTGTATGAAGTCCTTTGAGAACCCTTTCTGGGAATGAAAGAAGCCTTGTTGCTTATGTAAATTGGACgcttctcatttttcttgatTTGCTCCTCAATCCTCTGCTTCAATTTAAAAGGCATATAAACCCTAGACACAAAGCTCAAGTTTTTTGAGCGCTTACCAATTCTGTCATTTTTAGCTCTGATTCTTgacaatgtttcttttttgagaTTTTGTTTATCCTTTATGGATGATTCATGTTCAAAATAGTCCCACTCATTTCCCAGTCTGAGCATTTGCCTGCTTTTAGTGAAGAACTGGAGAAGATGCAAAGGACTCCCTGTAGCTGTGGCCTGCAAAAGAATTGTGTTTATAATCAGTAAATTCTGGATGGAAGATAATGTTTAAAATCTGCaaatagaatttaaaagcaaaagctttaaGTTCTAAAGGAGTGAAGATGGCTTTTGCAATAACACAATTCTGTTTCTCCAAAATAAGAATCTTTAGCATGCTGTTTCCCCTTTAAATCTAGTCTAATGGGAACCACAGAGACTGGAACTGAGGCAGCATCTGTGTCATACCTAGAGGAAGACAGAGCATCCTAAAGAAGCAGTTAATGCTTGATTAATTTactgttgatttatttttcttcttttcatcttagccaaaaaataaagttagcTTGTCAATGGCCATGAGGATAACCTTAGATTTCCTTTAGAAATTAGGAATTTCTAGCAAACCTGGCCTGCATATAATAcccataatttaaaaatctgttctctctGCCTTCCTGCTACTGGAGCGCAGTGTACCTCTTGTCTTAAGGCAGTTCATCGATATAGAAaattaaatcctttttctttttttttttaagttgtccGGGTGCAACAATGATCCTTTTCTATCTGCCTACTGGAAATGTTATTCTACACACAGGAGACTTTAGGGCAGATCCTTCTATGGAGCGCTATCCTCCTCTGATTGGTCGAAAAGTCCATACCCTTTACCTTGATACCACGTaggtctttttttattattattatttattcaataTAACCCTTGTTTCAGTTGAGTAAGACTTTATATGAATCAGATAAATTGTAGTATGAATgacctttctgtttttaacacTCCATTAGGTGTGTTCAATGTTATATAAAATCagataattattaaaaatctaTGTATGTCTGGTCTCTTCATAAGTTATAGGAGTGAGAATAACAGTGGGTGATGGAAAAGTGGCCAGAGTGGCCTTATTATTTATAAGTGATATTAAATTCTAGATGTCAAAGTTCATATTTTGAGTGttcaactttaaaaatagaggTTTATGGAGCAAATGGTTTTAGGTAGATTCAGATCTATtgtagaaaaaaggaaaaagaaaattcagagactgaaagaatgcaaaatagTTAGGTCAGTTTTCCAAGTTTTCATTAGAACTTCTTCTGACTCATCTATATAAAATTGTTTCTCTGTATATGATGACTAATGCCCAGCTGCagtctttatttctgttccatATGTTTCTGTGAATGAATAATACTTTATGTTATGGTTTGTGTGCATGACAGAAAGTAGCCATAAAGATGTAATTATTATGTGATACAAATATCTAGCTTGAAAGAGCATTTggtatttataaaagaaaaaaatgacaaaatgcagTGTCAGTTTCAGACAGTGAATAgttatatagaaaaatatgcatatattgaACATAAATTTTATTGCAACAATTTCATCTGCGTACCACAGTGTTTTCTAACAAACAGATTGCCAATAGTTTGAAATTACATTGATAGGTAAcacctttttcatttctgtaatcCTCAGTGCATGaagttttaaaagtcttttagGAAAACTAACATGCCTTCGTTCTTGTATAACAAAGTGTTAACATAAACATCTTGTTTCTATGCCTCAGATACTGTAGTCCTGAATATACTTTCCCTTCTCAGCAAGAGGTTATCCAGTTTGCTGTGAATACTGCTTTTGAAACAGTAACTTTAAACCCACGTACTCTAGTTGTCTGTGGCACCTATTctattggaaaagaaaaaatttttttaggtatgtaaaataaatatactacATCAAATGACTAAATACCTGCCTGAAACTGTTCTAAATGACCTTTACAGGATCTCTTAAGCTTGATGGTCAAATATCACATAAAGAAGATAAATACATTTAGTAGAATTCTGCCAGcagtcttcccccccccccccccccccgctttaGCATGCTGAAAGGAATGTTTTTCTGCTATATTTACAGCCCCCAGAATGTATGAAATGTCTATTCAGATACTAAGATGAATGAACAgctttggtggtggtggtgaggaaaGCACtgataataatttaaaaaccaTAAATGAAATCTTCATAATGCCTTTAGTTTTAATAATCTCAAATGTTGTCAAGAAACAGCAAAGGGGCAATCTTAATTATTCTTGAACCATCTGTCTTGTTAACACATTTTccctcaagttttttttttttttttttgtaaattcttATAGTAACCAGTTTTAATGGGATCAATTTTAACAAAGCATtcccaaaaacaaaacatatctTTTCCGTGTCAGTGAAAATCATCTGTGTGCTATGCTTCACTCAATTACATCATTAGAAACCATAATGATTaactgaatgtattttttagAGCAGACAGCTGTGTGCTATTTGTGTTT
Coding sequences within:
- the DCLRE1A gene encoding DNA cross-link repair 1A protein isoform X2: MSEDTLLEEDIWEYKSIRKQKFVRQNNSECISTAVQKISSDKCRPKRKGNGNKKKSVEKNDTVKKSKQRSTPDQDLDQSKDDTIVQSQESVSSLTEEGSQNAKPVHDGYCPSCQMPFSLLLVQTPRWHVAECLDTPGSMEKASRAGDYLVNSSIYTSERKITCSPTLVEALSQNEKPSSNVSNEEHTLMVRSSTQMKSLNMTTESTSANVQESQQKLQFIHTRDNNCKFEFYDFASFQEGEIGEDFDSQKDTNQLSLLQSKADFSDCEISYSPLSTCEESEEEAEEEKKVKVSQKKLVEVQSSENEESNNVLFKEIDGLLLEQMNQYECIKMVNFTTGKEHCEKANTSSYLDHSVKTVSWGHMNGVFSNSACVDNQHQQEVLTTESSFPHNYNIIREEVEQSELISSVANAGNKESKDHFTCALDSAYVTLTDKPLLQVREGASSLLSQESNILKDPSNLLTITDKMTANTIEKAVCQGNLQSVMEKEGNLPNTAAVCCPSPISKTVQFVSLASMNTKSSSAKELKQMDIGVFFGLKPKVKEKSKEEMCSSERTQISSPVTPDRKRPRQCKRKAEGSVEDLETVTERSNENGVFANTCSGGQRRWRKKFRESSATEERTRKKQCPFYKKIPGTGFTVDAFQYGEIEGCTAYFLTHFHSDHYCGLTKNFVFPIYCNKITGNLVKSKLRVKEQYIHVLPMDTECIVNGIKVLLLDANHCPGATMILFYLPTGNVILHTGDFRADPSMERYPPLIGRKVHTLYLDTTYCSPEYTFPSQQEVIQFAVNTAFETVTLNPRTLVVCGTYSIGKEKIFLAIAEVLGSKASMSRDKYKTLQCLESAAVNSLISMDWDNSLLHVLPMMQINFKGLQDHLNKFSEHFDQVLAFRPTGWTYSDSCLSLVDIKPQTRGRITIYGIPYSEHSSYLEMKRFVQWLKPQKIIPTVNIGDWRARSLMEKQFRDWMVEGDGHK
- the DCLRE1A gene encoding DNA cross-link repair 1A protein isoform X1; amino-acid sequence: MSEDTLLEEDIWEYKSIRKQKFVRQNNSECISTAVQKISSDKCRPKRKGNGNKKKSVEKNDTVKKSKQRSTPDQDLDQSKDDTIVQSQESVSSLTEEGSQNAKPVHDGYCPSCQMPFSLLLVQTPRWHVAECLDTPGSMEKECPDGLLCTSTIPSHYKRYTHFLLAASRAGDYLVNSSIYTSERKITCSPTLVEALSQNEKPSSNVSNEEHTLMVRSSTQMKSLNMTTESTSANVQESQQKLQFIHTRDNNCKFEFYDFASFQEGEIGEDFDSQKDTNQLSLLQSKADFSDCEISYSPLSTCEESEEEAEEEKKVKVSQKKLVEVQSSENEESNNVLFKEIDGLLLEQMNQYECIKMVNFTTGKEHCEKANTSSYLDHSVKTVSWGHMNGVFSNSACVDNQHQQEVLTTESSFPHNYNIIREEVEQSELISSVANAGNKESKDHFTCALDSAYVTLTDKPLLQVREGASSLLSQESNILKDPSNLLTITDKMTANTIEKAVCQGNLQSVMEKEGNLPNTAAVCCPSPISKTVQFVSLASMNTKSSSAKELKQMDIGVFFGLKPKVKEKSKEEMCSSERTQISSPVTPDRKRPRQCKRKAEGSVEDLETVTERSNENGVFANTCSGGQRRWRKKFRESSATEERTRKKQCPFYKKIPGTGFTVDAFQYGEIEGCTAYFLTHFHSDHYCGLTKNFVFPIYCNKITGNLVKSKLRVKEQYIHVLPMDTECIVNGIKVLLLDANHCPGATMILFYLPTGNVILHTGDFRADPSMERYPPLIGRKVHTLYLDTTYCSPEYTFPSQQEVIQFAVNTAFETVTLNPRTLVVCGTYSIGKEKIFLAIAEVLGSKASMSRDKYKTLQCLESAAVNSLISMDWDNSLLHVLPMMQINFKGLQDHLNKFSEHFDQVLAFRPTGWTYSDSCLSLVDIKPQTRGRITIYGIPYSEHSSYLEMKRFVQWLKPQKIIPTVNIGDWRARSLMEKQFRDWMVEGDGHK